The DNA window GCGGAATGGAGGCGAAGAGCGGGTAAGGCGTCCGGTTGGATCGTGACCGATTCGAAGCGATGGCTCCCTCCGGGCGAAACCAGAGGCACATGGGCGGGGATTATACAGAGTCGGTGAGAATGGTGCTAGAGAAGATCCGGCAGTCGGTTACTCTATTGAAACCCCCTGAGAGACTTCCTATAATCGCCCGGTTTGGCCGCGGTCTAGAGTAGGAAAGGCAGTATTTTCATGCTTGCCAAGGTTACGAGCGCGGCCCTCGTCGGGCTGGATGCCCATCTCGTTGATGTGGAGGTCGATATCGCCGGCGGCCTGCCGCAGTTCTCGGTTGTCGGGTTGCCTGACGCGACCGTCAAGGAAAGTCGAGACCGTGTGCGCTCCGCGCTGAAAAACACCGGGTTTCACTTTCCTGCCAAACGAATTACCGTGAATCTGGCTCCTGCCGGCGTGAAAAAGGAGGGCTCGGGGCTCGATCTCGCCATCGCCGTCGGGATTCTCGTCGCCGAAGATGTCATCCCTCAGGCCATGCTGGACAAGCGTGTCTTGATCGGAGAACTCTCTCTGGACGGTCGGGTGAAATCGATCACCGGAGCCTTGTCGTTTGCGCTCTCTTGCCGGTCCGGATACGAGTTGTTACTGCCCGCCGATAACGGCCCCGAAGCAGCGCTGATAGAAGGAGTGAGCGCCTATCCGATCCGGAGTCTTCCGGAGGCCGTGGAGTTTCTTAAGGGAAGCCAACTCATTGTTCCAACTTGCTCGAACCAAGACTTGCTGGAATCAGCCAGGACGACGGAGGACGACGACTATTCAGACGTTCGAGGGCAGGAGCATGCGAAGCGTGCACTCGAAATTGCGGCTGCCGGCGGACACAACGTGCTGATGGTCGGTCCTCCTGGTTCCGGCAAGACGATGTTGGCACGGCGACTTCCCTCGATCCTTCCGTTGTTGGAATTGCAAGAGGCGATTGAAACGACGCGCGTGCATAGCGTAGCCGGACAACTGACTCCCGATCGGCCGTTGCTGGCTGTACGACCGTTCCGAGCTCCTCATCACAGTATCTCTGATGCCGGGCTGGTGGGAGGAGGCACCGTTCCCAAGCCTGGGGAGGTGTCACTTGCGCATAACGGCGTACTGTTTTTGGATGAGTCCCCTGAGTTCAAACGAGGTGTGCTTGAGGGATTGCGGCAACCGTTGGAAGACGGACATATGATCTTGACCAGAGCGAGCGGAACTCTGAAATATCCTGCCCGATTCATGTTGATTGCCGCGATGAATCCTTGTCCTTGCGGATATTATGGGGATCGAACCAGACCCTGTATTTGTACCGGCACTCAGATTCGTCGGTATCGCGCGAAACTCTCCGGGCCGCTGCTCGATCGGCTGGATATTCACCTGGATGTGCCGCCTGTTCCGGTGCGCGAACTACGCACCGAACTCCCTGCTCCCGAAGGATCGACTGCGATCAGATCGCGTGTCGTGGCGGCCCGCGAGCGTCAACGACGGCGGTACCGAAGCGACGGCATCTACACGAATGGCCAGTTGAAGCCGCGGATGGTAAAGCGGTATTGTGGCCTGGGTCAACCAGCCCAAGACTTGCTCGAACAAGCGATGACCAGACTCAGACTGTCGGCGCGGGCGCATGGTCGCATCCTGCGCGTCGCCCGTACCATTGCCGACTTAGCTGACTCTGACAACATTGAGGCCATCCACATCGCGGAGGCTATTCAATACCGTTCATTCGATCGCAATCCTGACGTGTGAGGCATCAGTGGCATCGGTAAAAGTGTTTCTCTGGTGGTTTGTCGTGGGAGCGACGATGGCTCTGGCCGTCATCATGGTGCAAGGCGGCATCAGAGAGGTCATGCAGGCTCAAGGGTCCGTCTGGGAGCTGAAACTCGTCGAGGTGCTGACGACCATCATGGGCGGAGGATTGTTGGGCGGCTGTGTCGCGTTGATTCTGAATCGGATTAAGAAGTCTTAACCATACCTGCCTCTTCGCCTCCGTACAGATTTTCCACGATCCGGTTTATGCCCTGCGCTCGCAAATCGACAAATACCTTCGTGCCTATTGCCTGCTTGTGATACGAAGGAAAGTCTATCCCCTCTGAGTGCTGTGTTCTTCGGACAGATCGACAGACTCATCGATGCCGCGCAACGACCAAGTAACCAGGTAGTGGCATGTGCTTCGATTGCTGGAATCGCCGCGCGGTGTGACGCTGGATGAACTGCCCAAGCGGCTGCCCGCCGACTATACCCGCCATGCCCGAACCGTGAGGCGCGATCTGAAAGCGCTCGAGTCGGCCGGACAATCCGTTTAATCTGGTGAACAAACATGATCCCGGCAATCCGGTCAACCCGATCAACCAATACAACCCCAACAATCCGTTCAACCCCGTGAACCATTACAATCCGGATAATCCACTGAACCCAGTGAACAAGTTCAACCCCGCGGTGCCGTTCGCGCCGCTCGATGGAAGCGGCGGTCGGAGGACCGGAGCATGGTGAGGCTGGAGCCGACACGGATCGACCGGTCACCTCTCGGCGTTGGCTGCATGGAAGACATACTGCAATTCGCCCTGAAGTCCAAGCCGCTCCGCCCAGTTCCAGAGGTAGGGAAGATCCATCTGCAGGCGCGAGTTCTTGACGATGCTGATCACGTCGTCAAAGTCTCGTGGTCGGCTCGCTCGCAATTTCAAGAGAACGAGATCTTCTGGCGAGCTCATCCAGATCGTCAAGCCATGAAAATCGACAGCTCGTCGCCGATCGAGCACCGCGCGATCAAATGGGCTCAGCGAAAAGACCAGGTCAACGGGAAAATGAGGGGCAGTGGGATGCGCGAGTCGTAGGACGACTTCACGAGCCATCGGATTGGCATCGTGCCATGGCTTGTTGATCGCAAATCCGGCTGTACTCAGCAGACTGAGGAACGGTTGGGGATCGTTGCATTGAGCGAGGATAAGAAAGTCGACATCGTACGTGGCACGTGGAGTTCCCCAGACACCAAGGGCTAACGCTCCGATGACACAGTAGGGCGCTTCTGTTGAGGACAGGGCGCGATGGGCTAACTCCACTACCGCGAGGTAGTCGTTTTGAAAACCCTCGGGTTGAGTCATGACATGAATTAGGAGTGAGGGATAACCGGGTGAGTGCAATCGGATTCCTCTATGGCGCCACGGAGGGCCGATATCCAGCGATGTTGGGCGCTCGACAGACGACAAACGGCGAGGATGCCCTCGGTTGCGGAAACGGGATAGTCTGTGGGATTGATCTGAGCGGCGCTCGCATGGAGTTTGCGTAGCCAGATAGGCGGATTGGCGGGATCGAAGGCCATGGCGCGATTGTACAGGAAGCAAGAGAAAAGGCAAAGCCGGCGGGCGAGTGTGGTCCGGGCAATGTGGGAACTCTGGCCAATAAGTACAACTCCGACGTTTGCTTCTTCCCGGCACGAAAGGGCGGTTGTATGATCTGGCCCGTCTACCAACGAGAATCCTTGTTGGATTCCCAATCTTGCTTCGTGATCCAAACATGACAGACTGGCTTGCTCATGTGCGGCGAAACGACGACGGGTCGTTTGCGATTCATGAACTGGAAGACCAGTTGCGCGCAGTCATCAAGTGCCTCTGCCTAGTGGGTGAATGGAGTTTGAGATGAAATCCGCAGCAACCAGCAAGCCTAGAGGCATCACTGTGGAACCGTTCGCTTCAACATGGTCTACCCTCCAACGAACCGTTGGCGGGAGGGATACGTGGGAATCAGAATGGGAGATGATCAGGTGCAACGCAGCAGATTAGGGGGCAAACAGTTCCGCGAGGAGAGCCAGCACGCGGTCGGCGGCAGCTTGGTCGATCGCGCCCATGCGCTTGATCAGGCGAGCTTTATCCACGGTGCGAAGTTGATCCAACACAATCTGCCCCGTCTTGCGGTGAAAGCGAACAGGCACGCGAGTCGGATACGGGCGCCCTTTGGTCGTCATAGGTGCCACGATCACCGTGTCGATGTGCCGATTCATTTCATCGGGCGAGATGATCAGGCAAGGACGGGTCTTTCGAATTTCTCGGCCTTGGGTCGGATCGAGGCGAATGAGATAGACCTCGAAGCGACGGACTACCATTGCCATTCATCGCGATCCCATTGCGAAGGGGAGGAGCGCTCTTGGTCGAGGAGTCGATCGTCGCCGGTCTTGTGCATGGCGCGAAAGGCCTCGTCCCATCCGCTACGGGGCCGTGATGTGGAACGTACCACCAGTTGATTGCCCTGGATCTCGATCTCCACGGGACCGTCCAGATGACACTGCTGGAGAACGGATTTTGGGATGCGGATACCCTGAGAGTTGCCGATGGGTACGATCTTGGTTTTCATGGACAAGGCCCCATTCAAGACGATGTGGCTACGGAGTAATTACATTGGGTGTCGGCTCTGTGTCAAGAACATCGCGAGGAATCTGTGGCTGAACAAGAGCGAGGTGTACGGATGTGGGGGAACCGATGAGGATGTGGAGCAATCCGGCAAATACGGAGAACTCCGAAGGGTGGCTGGGCCGGTGGAGGGTGGGATTCGTCGAGGGAGCCTGAGATGAGGACCCGCATTCTGGAAGAACATTGCCAGTCTCATGCGGCTCATGTGCGCCGGAACGCAGACGGGTCGTTTGCGATCCACCATCTTGAAGACCATTTGCGCACGGTGGGTGATCTGGTGGGCGAGGTGTCATTACCCAATTCGCGCTTAAAGCGCATGGTATTGACGGGTGACGCTTATCGGGTCTCTCATCGGCCGTAAGCCATTGGGTTCTAACGACTGAGGGCGTGATTTCCTAAATGGAAAAGGGTAAGCTCCCGCCGATTTATCTAGGAGTCTTATTGTAAGCTTTCCTTCTAATCAATCGGAGAGTAGGGCATGTCGAAAGCGAAGATGGAATCAGCGAAAGCTAAGAACGGCGAATCAGCAGGACTTGAAGCAAAGCTCTGGGCCGCGGCCGATGCGTTGCGAAACAATATGGACGCAGCGGAGTATAAGCATGTCGTGCTCGGCCTGATCTTCCTCAAGTACATCTCGGATGCGTTCGAAGCGAAACATGCCGAGCTTGAGGCGCAAAAGAAACAGGGTGCAGACCCGAAAGATCCAGACGAATACAAAGCCGCGAGTATTTTCTGGGTACCGAAGGAAGCGCGGTGGTCACATCTCAAGGCGAGTGCTCCGCAACCGACCATCGGAACGATCGTCGACGATGCGATGAGCGCCATCGAGCGGGATAACCCGTCGCTCAAGGGAGTTCTCCCAAAAGATTATGCCAGGCCAGGGCTCGACAAGCAGCGGCTTGGCCAGCTCATCAATCTGGTCAGCGATATCGGCCTCGGCAGTCCGGCGGATCGGGCCAAAGATATTCTGGGTCGGGTCTACGAATACTTTCTTGCGCAATTCGCCAGCGCCGAAGGCAAAAAGGGCGGACAGTTCTATACGCCTTCCAGAGTCGTCCGCGTGCTCGTTGAAATGCTGGCTCCATACAAGGGCCGTGTCTATGACCCCTGCTGCGGGTCGGGTGGCATGTTCGTCAGCAGCGAAAAGTTCATCGAGGCGCACAGCGGCAAGCTCGGTGACATCTCCATCTATGGTCAGGAGTCCAACTACACCACATGGCGGCTGGCCAAGATGAACCTTGCCATCCGTGGCATCGACGCGCAGATCGCGCACGGCGACACTTTCCACAACGACAAACACCCAGATCTCAAAGCCGACTACGTGCTCGCCAATCCGCCCTTTAACGACAGCGACTGGCGCGGCGAGCTGTTGAAAGATGACAAGCGCTGGGTCTACGGCACGCCGCCTACGGGCAATGCCAACTACGCCTGGGTACAGCACTTCATCCATCATCTGGCTCCCACCGGGATTGCCGGTTTCGTGCTCGCCAACGGATCAATGTCATCGAATCAGTCGGGCGAGGGTGAGATCCGCAAAGCCATCATTGAAGCCGACCTCGTAGACTGCATGGTGGCGCTGCCGGGCCAATTGTTTTACTCGACACAGATTCCTGTTTGTCTCTGGTTCATTGCTCGCGATAAGCGTGGGCAACCCTCACCTGGCCTTCGGCCACCCTCTCCCAGTGAGAGAGGGGCTAGGGGTGAGGGATACCGAGACCGACGGGGCGAGGTATTGTTCATCGACGCGCGCAAGCTCGGCACCATGGTGGACCGTGTGCACCGGGAGCTGACCGATGCCGACATCGCCAAGATTGCCGGGACGTATCATGCTTGGCGCGGCGACTCCTTCGATCGTCATTCCCGCGAAAGCGGGAATCCAATTCCATATTCGGGCATCCCTGGTTTCTGTAAGGCGGCGAAACTCGACGACATCCGTAAACACGGTCACGTGCTCACGCCAGGTCGCTACGTCGGCGCTGAAGCTGCCGAAGATGATGCCGAGCCGTTCGAGGAGAAGATGAAGCGGCTGATCGCGACCTTGCGCGAGCAGCAAGCTGAGGGAGCGAAACTCGATGCCGCGATTGGAGCTAACCTGAAGGAGTTTGGGTATGGCGAGTGAGTGGCGCGATACGACGCTTGGAGGGTTTGTGACCCTGCAGCGGGGTCACGACCTGACCGACGCCGAGCGCAGGCCCGGCACAGTTCCCGTCATGGGCGCCGCCGGACAGAACGGCTTTCATGACACAGCGCTGGCGAAAGGTCCGGGGATTGTCATCGGGCGAAGTGGTGCATCGTTCGGACAAGTGCATTACTGCGAAAAGGACTTCTGGCCACACAACACTGGTCTCTACGTCACAGATTTTGGGGAGAACAGCCCGCGCTTTGCCTACTACTTCCTAAAGGCACTCGACTTCAGTTGCTTCAACTCTGGTAGTGCACAGCCGTCCCTGAACAGGAACTTCATCTATCCGATTGAAGTTCAGGTTCCGCCTCCGGATGAACAACGCGCCATCGCCCACATCCTCGGCACGCTGGACGACAAGATTGAGCTGAACCGGAAGATGAACGAGACGCTGGAGGCGATGGCGCGGTCGCTCTTCAAGTCGTGGTTCGTTGATTTCGATCCGGTGCGGCGAAACGCCGCCCGCGCTCGAAATCAACCCTCACCCCCAGCCCCTCTCCCAAAGGGCGAGGGGAGCAATCATTATCGTTGTGGGTATGCCTTTGCAGGGCTGGTTGAGGCAGCGCGAGCCTTGCGAAAGAAGCAGACACCTGCGGAAATTATCTTCTGGGAATTGGTCCGCGACAGACAATTGATGGGTTTGAAGTTTCGGCGTCAACACCAGATGGGAGACTACATCGCCGACTTCTATTGCCACGAACATCGGCTGGTCATCGAACTGGACGGTGGCATCCATGCCGAAAAGCGAAAAAAGGATCACAAGCGTGATGCGTGGATGAAGGCCCAGGAGTTCACCGTTTTGCAGTTTCCGAATCAGCAGCTGCTGGACGATCCAGAGTCCGTGCTTCGGGCCATCGCCGAGGGCGTTCGGCCCACGTCTCCACACCCTCTCCCACTGGGAGAGGGTCAGGGTGAGGGTTCGGTCGAGGATCTCGACCGATTGTTCCCCGATTCCTTCGAAGACTCCGAACTAGGGGAGATTCCAAGGGGGTGGGCGGTTGG is part of the Nitrospira sp. genome and encodes:
- a CDS encoding YifB family Mg chelatase-like AAA ATPase, whose product is MLAKVTSAALVGLDAHLVDVEVDIAGGLPQFSVVGLPDATVKESRDRVRSALKNTGFHFPAKRITVNLAPAGVKKEGSGLDLAIAVGILVAEDVIPQAMLDKRVLIGELSLDGRVKSITGALSFALSCRSGYELLLPADNGPEAALIEGVSAYPIRSLPEAVEFLKGSQLIVPTCSNQDLLESARTTEDDDYSDVRGQEHAKRALEIAAAGGHNVLMVGPPGSGKTMLARRLPSILPLLELQEAIETTRVHSVAGQLTPDRPLLAVRPFRAPHHSISDAGLVGGGTVPKPGEVSLAHNGVLFLDESPEFKRGVLEGLRQPLEDGHMILTRASGTLKYPARFMLIAAMNPCPCGYYGDRTRPCICTGTQIRRYRAKLSGPLLDRLDIHLDVPPVPVRELRTELPAPEGSTAIRSRVVAARERQRRRYRSDGIYTNGQLKPRMVKRYCGLGQPAQDLLEQAMTRLRLSARAHGRILRVARTIADLADSDNIEAIHIAEAIQYRSFDRNPDV
- a CDS encoding type II toxin-antitoxin system PemK/MazF family toxin; amino-acid sequence: MAMVVRRFEVYLIRLDPTQGREIRKTRPCLIISPDEMNRHIDTVIVAPMTTKGRPYPTRVPVRFHRKTGQIVLDQLRTVDKARLIKRMGAIDQAAADRVLALLAELFAP
- a CDS encoding AbrB/MazE/SpoVT family DNA-binding domain-containing protein, which encodes MKTKIVPIGNSQGIRIPKSVLQQCHLDGPVEIEIQGNQLVVRSTSRPRSGWDEAFRAMHKTGDDRLLDQERSSPSQWDRDEWQW
- a CDS encoding class I SAM-dependent DNA methyltransferase, with the protein product MSKAKMESAKAKNGESAGLEAKLWAAADALRNNMDAAEYKHVVLGLIFLKYISDAFEAKHAELEAQKKQGADPKDPDEYKAASIFWVPKEARWSHLKASAPQPTIGTIVDDAMSAIERDNPSLKGVLPKDYARPGLDKQRLGQLINLVSDIGLGSPADRAKDILGRVYEYFLAQFASAEGKKGGQFYTPSRVVRVLVEMLAPYKGRVYDPCCGSGGMFVSSEKFIEAHSGKLGDISIYGQESNYTTWRLAKMNLAIRGIDAQIAHGDTFHNDKHPDLKADYVLANPPFNDSDWRGELLKDDKRWVYGTPPTGNANYAWVQHFIHHLAPTGIAGFVLANGSMSSNQSGEGEIRKAIIEADLVDCMVALPGQLFYSTQIPVCLWFIARDKRGQPSPGLRPPSPSERGARGEGYRDRRGEVLFIDARKLGTMVDRVHRELTDADIAKIAGTYHAWRGDSFDRHSRESGNPIPYSGIPGFCKAAKLDDIRKHGHVLTPGRYVGAEAAEDDAEPFEEKMKRLIATLREQQAEGAKLDAAIGANLKEFGYGE
- a CDS encoding DUF559 domain-containing protein gives rise to the protein MASEWRDTTLGGFVTLQRGHDLTDAERRPGTVPVMGAAGQNGFHDTALAKGPGIVIGRSGASFGQVHYCEKDFWPHNTGLYVTDFGENSPRFAYYFLKALDFSCFNSGSAQPSLNRNFIYPIEVQVPPPDEQRAIAHILGTLDDKIELNRKMNETLEAMARSLFKSWFVDFDPVRRNAARARNQPSPPAPLPKGEGSNHYRCGYAFAGLVEAARALRKKQTPAEIIFWELVRDRQLMGLKFRRQHQMGDYIADFYCHEHRLVIELDGGIHAEKRKKDHKRDAWMKAQEFTVLQFPNQQLLDDPESVLRAIAEGVRPTSPHPLPLGEGQGEGSVEDLDRLFPDSFEDSELGEIPRGWAVGHFGDVVDHLKDQENPLLSPDVLFYHFSLPAFDEGQSPKTEYGEGIKSQKSRVPAGVVLLSKLNPEIERVWLVDVSPTDRAVCSTEFLVLRGRSPFTRGFVYCLARTPLFRQQIESLVTGTSKSHQRAQVESILNVPVVFPPSSIVVAFDRMSETLLARTLECRRDSRTLTALRDTLLPKLISGELRVKDAGRFMERGCESTARNHDSYRV